A single genomic interval of Thermoanaerobacter uzonensis DSM 18761 harbors:
- a CDS encoding type II secretion system protein has protein sequence MEWFVKALNKDERGFTLIELIVVIAILGVLAAIAVPQFTGTLTSSKEKADKASAQIIADAAARWILDKGSDDNIPTVDQLYNEHYLADNYIPQSSGSKFVITLDKNNHKVQVSIDNGAILATAPYEIIK, from the coding sequence ATGGAATGGTTTGTAAAAGCATTAAACAAGGATGAGAGAGGTTTTACACTAATTGAATTGATTGTTGTCATTGCAATTTTAGGTGTACTGGCAGCCATTGCAGTGCCTCAATTCACAGGGACATTAACTAGTTCTAAAGAAAAAGCTGATAAGGCTTCAGCACAAATTATAGCAGATGCAGCAGCAAGATGGATTCTGGATAAGGGTAGTGATGATAATATCCCTACAGTGGATCAATTATACAATGAACATTATTTAGCTGATAATTACATACCTCAATCTAGCGGAAGCAAATTTGTAATTACTCTTGATAAAAATAATCATAAAGTTCAAGTGTCTATTGATAATGGAGCAATTTTAGCTACTGCTCCATATGAAATAATTAAATAA
- a CDS encoding type II secretion system F family protein — protein MPLYAYRARDMGGNLVTGTLEVDSKSQCIDVLKQKNYYIIDIKEEIVKQDILDFGSFKKVKIKDIAVFCRQFATLINAGITIVTALATMKEQVENKRLKKAISEVYEEVQKGKTLSDAMKKHGEVFPMLLYNMVEVGEVSGTLDKVMNEMADHYEKENDLNQKVKSALTYPLIVSVVAVLVVIFLLTNVLPIFVGMFKNAGVQLPLPTRILIAISSSISQYWYFYTGGIFLISYSISSFLKTPEGRRIYDRMLLNMPIFGSLNRKILTSRFTRTLGTLINAGIPLIAAMEVVEKVVGNIVVAEGLKKAQEDIKKGLPLSDPLKRIGIFPPMVIQMISIGESSGSLDSILNKTADFYDGEVDTAVSQMTTLLEPLIIVILATVVGFIVISIVMPLFQLYNFIGQ, from the coding sequence ATGCCGTTGTATGCATATAGGGCAAGGGATATGGGAGGAAATCTCGTTACAGGGACTTTGGAAGTTGATTCTAAGTCTCAGTGCATTGACGTTTTAAAGCAAAAAAATTATTATATAATTGATATCAAAGAAGAAATTGTAAAACAGGATATATTAGATTTTGGTTCTTTTAAAAAGGTTAAGATAAAAGACATTGCTGTTTTTTGCAGGCAATTTGCTACCTTGATAAATGCAGGTATTACCATAGTGACTGCTTTGGCCACTATGAAGGAACAAGTGGAGAATAAGAGATTAAAAAAAGCTATAAGCGAAGTTTATGAAGAAGTTCAGAAGGGGAAGACTTTATCTGATGCGATGAAAAAACATGGAGAAGTTTTTCCTATGCTTTTGTACAATATGGTGGAAGTAGGAGAAGTAAGTGGTACTTTGGATAAAGTTATGAATGAAATGGCAGACCACTATGAAAAAGAAAATGACCTAAATCAGAAGGTAAAATCTGCCTTGACTTATCCTCTTATTGTATCTGTTGTAGCTGTATTAGTTGTTATTTTTCTTTTGACAAATGTTTTACCTATTTTTGTAGGTATGTTTAAAAATGCTGGAGTCCAGTTGCCTCTTCCTACTCGAATATTAATTGCTATAAGCAGCTCTATATCTCAATATTGGTACTTTTACACAGGAGGAATTTTCCTGATTTCTTATTCGATTTCGAGTTTTTTGAAGACACCTGAAGGAAGGCGCATTTATGATAGAATGCTTTTAAACATGCCAATCTTTGGATCATTGAACAGAAAAATTTTAACTTCGAGATTTACAAGGACTTTAGGGACTTTAATAAACGCAGGAATACCCTTGATTGCGGCGATGGAAGTAGTAGAAAAAGTTGTGGGTAATATAGTAGTAGCAGAGGGACTTAAAAAAGCGCAAGAGGATATAAAAAAAGGCTTACCTCTTTCTGATCCTTTAAAAAGAATTGGCATTTTCCCGCCAATGGTAATTCAGATGATAAGTATTGGTGAAAGTTCAGGTTCATTGGACAGCATATTAAATAAAACTGCGGATTTTTATGACGGAGAAGTGGATACAGCCGTGTCACAAATGACAACTCTTCTAGAGCCTTTAATAATTGTTATACTAGCGACAGTGGTAGGATTTATAGTTATTTCAATTGTCATGCCGCTGTTCCAATTATACAATTTCATAGGCCAGTGA
- a CDS encoding type IV pilus twitching motility protein PilT yields MDTKGLLELVVEKKASDLHITVGVPPVLRINGYLEKVEGEPFTPGQTEEIVKDLLTSDQLRKLEQNGDIDLSYSVTGLGRFRINVYKQRGSYSLAIRSVALRIPSIEELGLPPILKDLALKTRGLILVTGPTGSGKSTTLASMVDWINSKRTCHILTLEDPIEYLHKHNKSIVNQREIGHDAASFASALRAALREDPDVILVGEMRDLETIQIAITAAETGHLVLSTLHTIGAVKTIDRIIDVFPPHQQQQIKIQLSNVLEGIISQQLIPKKDNTGRVVATEVMITTPAIRNLIREGKTFQIQSAVQTGSKFGMMTMDMSILHLLKRGVISLEDALNYCVDQENFSRMI; encoded by the coding sequence ATGGATACAAAAGGACTTTTAGAATTAGTAGTTGAAAAAAAAGCTTCTGATTTGCATATAACGGTGGGAGTGCCTCCAGTTCTTAGAATTAATGGTTATTTAGAAAAAGTAGAAGGTGAACCTTTCACTCCTGGGCAGACAGAAGAAATAGTGAAAGATTTATTGACAAGTGACCAATTGCGAAAATTAGAGCAAAATGGGGACATTGACTTGTCTTATTCAGTTACAGGATTAGGAAGGTTTAGAATAAATGTCTATAAACAGAGGGGAAGTTATAGTCTTGCAATAAGGTCAGTAGCTTTGCGGATTCCTTCCATAGAAGAATTGGGGCTTCCTCCAATACTTAAAGACTTAGCTTTAAAGACAAGAGGGCTTATACTGGTGACAGGGCCTACAGGTAGTGGTAAATCTACTACGTTAGCTTCAATGGTGGACTGGATAAATTCTAAAAGGACATGCCATATTCTTACCCTTGAAGACCCTATAGAATATTTACATAAACACAACAAAAGCATAGTAAATCAAAGAGAAATTGGGCATGATGCGGCATCTTTCGCTTCTGCTTTAAGGGCTGCTTTAAGGGAAGACCCAGATGTTATATTAGTTGGAGAGATGAGGGATTTAGAAACTATTCAAATTGCCATAACTGCTGCTGAGACAGGCCATCTTGTTTTATCCACTCTTCACACAATAGGAGCTGTAAAGACGATCGATAGGATTATTGATGTTTTTCCTCCCCATCAACAGCAGCAGATAAAAATACAGCTTTCAAATGTTTTAGAGGGAATTATTTCTCAACAGCTTATACCTAAAAAGGACAACACTGGCAGAGTAGTTGCGACAGAAGTGATGATTACTACTCCTGCTATAAGAAATCTCATAAGAGAAGGGAAGACTTTCCAGATACAGTCGGCAGTTCAAACAGGCAGCAAGTTTGGCATGATGACAATGGATATGTCTATTTTACATCTGTTAAAAAGAGGAGTTATTTCTTTGGAGGATGCATTGAACTATTGTGTGGACCAAGAGAATTTTTCTCGCATGATATAG
- the gspE gene encoding type II secretion system ATPase GspE: MAKKKLGELLVEVGLITEEQLKHAIEVQNKTGEKLGKVLIKLGYVTENQILEALEFQLGIPHVDLQKYYIDPDVAKLIPEAVAKRHTIIPIKKDEDGVLVAMADPLNIFAIDDVKILTKQNVKPLIASESSILKAIDRIYGREQAEKAVQDFKKEFQSEPANELPNEILEEVQNAPAVRFVNSIIEQAIKNRASDIHIEPTEKDLRIRFRIDGQLTEAMRTIKSTHAPVVTRIKIMASMNIAERRLPQDGRFEFVSNEKNIDVRVSSLPTVFGEKLVLRLLDKENFVMTKEQLGFDEKDVALFDKLIKRPHGIVLLTGPTGSGKTTTLYAMLKELNKPNINIITVEDPVEYSIEGINQVQVNEKAGLTFATALRSILRQDPDVVMIGEIRDTETAEIAIRSAITGHLVLSTLHTNDAAGAVTRLIDMGIEPYLVSSAVVGVIAQRLARKICDNCKISYKASESEKKILGLEEKEDITLSRGKGCPVCNKTGYRGRIPIYEIMIITSDIRELINSKASSDVIKEQAVKNGMKTLRESAKRLVLEGKTTIDEMLRLTYED; the protein is encoded by the coding sequence ATGGCCAAGAAAAAGCTAGGAGAGCTTTTAGTTGAGGTAGGGCTTATAACAGAAGAACAACTAAAACACGCAATAGAAGTTCAGAATAAAACAGGAGAAAAATTAGGAAAAGTTCTTATTAAATTGGGGTATGTTACAGAAAATCAAATACTAGAGGCTTTAGAATTTCAATTAGGCATTCCACATGTAGATTTGCAAAAATACTATATTGACCCAGATGTGGCAAAATTAATTCCCGAGGCTGTTGCTAAAAGACATACTATTATTCCTATAAAAAAAGATGAAGATGGTGTATTGGTAGCAATGGCAGATCCTCTCAATATCTTTGCTATTGACGATGTAAAAATTTTAACAAAGCAAAATGTAAAACCATTGATTGCTTCTGAAAGTAGCATTCTAAAAGCTATAGATAGAATTTACGGAAGAGAACAGGCAGAGAAAGCAGTCCAAGATTTCAAAAAGGAATTCCAAAGTGAACCTGCGAATGAGCTGCCAAATGAAATTCTGGAAGAAGTGCAAAATGCGCCTGCTGTACGCTTTGTAAATTCTATAATTGAACAGGCAATAAAAAATAGAGCTTCAGATATTCACATTGAACCTACAGAGAAGGACTTGCGAATTCGATTTAGGATAGATGGACAATTAACAGAGGCTATGAGAACTATAAAAAGCACTCATGCTCCAGTGGTAACAAGGATAAAAATAATGGCAAGCATGAATATTGCAGAGAGGAGACTTCCACAGGACGGAAGGTTTGAGTTTGTTTCAAACGAAAAGAATATAGATGTGAGGGTTTCTTCTTTGCCTACTGTTTTTGGAGAAAAATTAGTTTTAAGGCTTTTGGATAAAGAAAATTTCGTGATGACAAAAGAACAGTTGGGCTTTGATGAAAAAGACGTGGCACTTTTTGATAAGCTGATAAAAAGACCTCATGGTATAGTACTTTTGACTGGTCCTACAGGCAGTGGAAAAACCACAACTTTGTACGCCATGTTAAAAGAGCTTAACAAACCTAATATCAATATAATAACTGTTGAAGACCCTGTTGAGTATTCAATAGAAGGAATAAATCAAGTGCAAGTTAATGAAAAAGCAGGTCTTACTTTTGCTACTGCTCTTCGGTCTATTTTAAGACAAGATCCGGATGTCGTCATGATTGGAGAAATTAGGGATACAGAAACTGCAGAGATAGCTATTCGCTCTGCTATAACGGGGCATTTGGTTCTTTCTACTCTGCACACAAATGATGCAGCAGGGGCAGTGACAAGGCTTATTGATATGGGTATAGAGCCTTATCTTGTTTCTTCTGCTGTGGTTGGAGTTATTGCTCAAAGGCTAGCGAGAAAAATATGCGATAATTGTAAAATTTCTTATAAAGCTTCAGAGAGTGAGAAAAAAATACTGGGATTAGAGGAGAAGGAAGACATTACTTTATCCAGAGGAAAAGGATGCCCTGTTTGTAATAAAACAGGATATAGAGGAAGAATTCCTATATATGAGATAATGATTATCACTTCTGATATCAGAGAGCTTATAAACTCTAAAGCTTCTTCTGATGTAATTAAAGAACAAGCGGTGAAAAATGGAATGAAAACTTTAAGGGAAAGTGCCAAAAGACTTGTCTTAGAAGGAAAAACTACAATTGATGAAATGTTACGACTAACGTACGAGGATTGA